The following DNA comes from Populus trichocarpa isolate Nisqually-1 chromosome 19, P.trichocarpa_v4.1, whole genome shotgun sequence.
GTAGGGTCCAAGAGCAAATCAAGCAATCAGAGAAGGAgaaacacaacaaaaacaatgcagcttTCAAGAAGAAGCATGGTGGAGGTCATTCCTCTTTAAAGTAACAGTGCTTTTACATGGGGAGTGACACTCTTTCTTGACACAAAAGAGCTCCATGGCAACCTTCACGAATAGGCTCTCCAGTACAACCCCAGCAAAACAACAAGGAAAGCCAGCACAAAAATCCGGGGACGCGTCAGATCCTCCCCAAAAAGCAGAGAAACAACGAAAAGAAATCTCATAAAGCTAAGCACCATCTATCACATTACACGTTCTGTCATTCAAACATGATCTACCATGTCACCATTACCGTTCATTAACAACCCTTTACTCTCTTCGTCTCGCTCATGTTCTTTGTGACCAACGCCATTGCATGCGCTCATTTCCATGCTAGTTAGCTCCTTCGCCTTGAAAGCCTCATGTTCCCAATCTGTACGGACCATGACAACATAGAGAATAGACAACGCACAAGCTATCTGGGCAGAGAGGAGCCCGAACCACAGCCCAGAAAACCCAATGTTTAGCCCAAAGGCCAGGCCTACTGCTACTGGGGTGCCCACAAAGTAGAATGAGCCTAAATTTATACGAGCTCCGACGGCGGGCCGTGCTGTGGCCCGTAGGATGCCACAGCCAGTTGTTTGAGGGCAGTTACCAAGCTCACAGAGCCCTATTATTGGCAAAACAGCTGCTACAAGACCTTTAACAAGAACATCCTTAGTGAACAGACCAGCCCATCGCTCTCTAAGGAATACTGTCCATGTCACATTGAGAACGCCGATCACAAAGGCACAACCCAATGCAACCATGGCTGCCAACTTGGCTTTGTATGGCTTACCAGCTCCAAGCTCGTTCCCTACCTGCACTATACCAATAGATGTAAGATATTTGTGAGCTTTAACCAGGACAAGGAAgaggattaaaaacaaaaaaacaaatgatattgTAGGGAGAGAGGCCGCTCGGTTCACTTTTGCTGGTTATGCAAGATCGCCACACTCCTACATGGAATTTGAGCTTTGAGAGAGAAGTAAACAGAGCTTTCTTGTCGTGTGGTAATTATGTCCAATCACACAACGTGTGTGATCTAAGATGGGTCCTCTAAAACGATGCAATCACCTAACAAATCAATAGAATGCTTAGAAGCTTAAgcctttttttcatgaatttgtttGATGCCGGTCTTTTCGCTTGCTTTTCATCTTGCACAAAAGAAAATCCTCGCCAATCAACACAAATTATCCAAAGCCATATCAGAAGAGTTAGTACGTATCTCATCAGACTATTCAGATAACAGACTTTAGACCAAAGTAACCTATGAAGTAGCAGTAATCACATTTTGTTCTGGTCTGCACACCAGGCCAATGAATGCAGCTCTCATTCTGTGGATTCTCTCTTCCTAGCTAGGTCAGAATATATTATGTTTCAACAGGAAGCAAGCACTCTCACAACTGCCCTAAGAACTTGGTCACACACTAAAGATGTAGCTTGGGCTAGAAAAGGGGGGGCATATTTGACTTCTTGAAGTGTAACATCATAGAGAAATTAACATGGTTACAGACTCTATATATCAAGAATCTAAGTTACAGTGAGCCTTCGAGGCATGAGCACATAAATATATGTACATGTGTAACAATCCTGGATTATTATGTGAAGAGGAAGTGAGTTTTTGGACCTACCCGAGCAGAGACACAGCCAGCAAGTGCCATGGGGACGGTATACATCATGCTTGTGGTCTGGATGAGAATCCCAGTGGCGGCCACCGCCAGTGTGGGATTCGGCAAGTACCCTGCCAAGACAGTCACTATCTCATACCACCACCACTCCAAGCAAATCCCTAAGCAGCTAGGGACTGCCACCTTCAAAAGCGGTCCCAACCCACCACACACCCCTCCAATCTCAACCCTCCATCTCATCTCCCATCGTCCACTAACCCACCACACATACCCCACCATCAGCATCACCATGTTCATGTTAGTCACAACTGATGCCAATGCCACCCCTGGGACCCCCCATCCCATCACCACAACAAGAGCATAGTTCAATGGCACGTGGAAAATAACAGCCAATAAGGAGCAATACATAATGGGTTTTGTCACCCGCTGTGACCTTAAGAAAACCCTCAAGGGCTGTAATAAAGTGTTCGTTAAGAGGTCTGGGAGAGAGTACATACAGTACGTTGCTGCCATTGCAGTAATATTAGGATCTTGGCCCATAAAATTCATGATTGATTCAAGATTAAGCCACAAAAGACTTATGGGTATGATTGCAATGCCGAGTATCACGATCATAcgttgaagagagagagaaaggaggtCCCAATTCTTGCTGCCATAAGCTTGGCTACAGACTGGCTCTAGTCCAGAAGCTAAGCCCACGAGGACAGAGTAACCAGTTATGTTTGTAAACCCAATGGAAAGTGCACCACCAGCTAGTTCTAGACTGCCTAGCCTGCCCAAGAACATAACTGAGACCACTGCTCTAAAGAAGGCCATTAAGTGCGCAGCTGTTATTGGCAAAGCCATGCCCCATAACTCCTTTAGCTCTTCAAAAACCTGTTAAACCCAAGAAAACATTTATGCCAATATCAATATCAACAAGAACATGTAGcaaagcgagagagagagagagagagagagagagagtgagttAGTTGGCAAGAAACTGTTTTGTGGGGGCACTTAATCACCTGAGAAGCAGAGGGAAGTTTGTGAGAATAGAAATCTGGGTCTTTCTCTGCCATTGTTGTTGTTTCTAAAATAGCATGTAAACTAGAAGCAAAGATTTCAACTTGAGACCAAACCAAAAGGATTTGCTTCTTTTCTTAATCAACTTTCAATACTATATCAAGAAACTAAGCTTAAACTGTATGAAATAATTAAGCACAAGATTTTCTTTAAAAGTGGAATGGAATGGAAAACCAAgtttctatatattttgttgattgatCAGAACacgaaatgaagaagaaacaaaggtTGTAAACAAATCCACTTTACTCTGCCTCTTAATAGAAGAAAATACAAAGGGTTGAAGCATGAAGTAGAAGATGAATAGAGGCATTAAATAGGTGATCAGCAGTAACAGACAGATGGTTGACAGGCACAGGCATATATGCGTATGTTTGTGTGTCttcaagaatcaaagaaaacaagcaCAAAAACAACTTTTGCTTTGCTTTATAACATTGCAACAATATTTTCTTGGCGTGTATCCCTTCCTTGTATGTGTATAGGGGCAGTATTTATACCATAGAAGGACAAGAAAGGACTACAGAGTAGGAGTTGCTAATGGCGGCGAGATCAGCAGAGAGAAAATGAGAAGTAAAGGAAAGGACAGGTCAGTATCATAGAGAGACAGGGAGGgaggtttttttctaaaagactCACtgctgaaaaagaaaatctctaaagaataaagagagaaaggtgAAGGGAGAGACttgagagagggagggagagtgGACGTGGTCGGTTTTGGGCAACtttcaaggacttaattgaatattttagttCTATCCGAATTTAATCTTGGGAGGTTGtaaatcaatctaaatttacgtgattagagaagaaaaatcaaatcaaattgagAATATATATTTGAACACACTCATTCCTGTTGGGAATTAGTTGACTAGCTATTAAATCAACTTCAAAGGTAAGTAAATCATAtggatattatattttttttgttaaagataataattaattaattgatctaAGGTGGTGATGAGAAGAATTCTTATAAAGAAGTACGTAGTATGAGATtaagaaaagtaagaaaaatatttcaatgggtattaattataatttgtttgttgcattttattttttcttttaataattgtttgtatagatggatgaaaatgaaagaaagtaaaagaaaggatatctaatttcttttacaattttaatttcttgtgaaaaaaattgcatttctaAGTTTTATTATTGGTCATACAATCCTTTTATTTACGGAAGGAAGtcaaagaaaatacaaatattgtTTGAAAATTGATAATACAAGTTAAGTctagaaagaaataataaaagagaagaggcataacgacgacgacgacgacgacgaggaggaggaggaggaggaggaggaggaggaggaccaAATCATGTCTAGCTAGAACACGCGagcaatttcttttaaataatttatattta
Coding sequences within:
- the LOC7467439 gene encoding protein DETOXIFICATION 54; the encoded protein is MAEKDPDFYSHKLPSASQVFEELKELWGMALPITAAHLMAFFRAVVSVMFLGRLGSLELAGGALSIGFTNITGYSVLVGLASGLEPVCSQAYGSKNWDLLSLSLQRMIVILGIAIIPISLLWLNLESIMNFMGQDPNITAMAATYCMYSLPDLLTNTLLQPLRVFLRSQRVTKPIMYCSLLAVIFHVPLNYALVVVMGWGVPGVALASVVTNMNMVMLMVGYVWWVSGRWEMRWRVEIGGVCGGLGPLLKVAVPSCLGICLEWWWYEIVTVLAGYLPNPTLAVAATGILIQTTSMMYTVPMALAGCVSARVGNELGAGKPYKAKLAAMVALGCAFVIGVLNVTWTVFLRERWAGLFTKDVLVKGLVAAVLPIIGLCELGNCPQTTGCGILRATARPAVGARINLGSFYFVGTPVAVGLAFGLNIGFSGLWFGLLSAQIACALSILYVVMVRTDWEHEAFKAKELTSMEMSACNGVGHKEHERDEESKGLLMNGNGDMVDHV